The sequence AATTACCTCAGGAACAATGATTGGTTTTTTCATATGTTTCTTTTCATCATCTACAAACCAATCTGGTAAGTTTTTGTCATTGAAAGCGTAGCGGTTCCACCCGTCATCAATAAGATCTCTTTTGAATTTTTTCGACGTTGCTATCATCGTTCCTAACGCGAGGGTCTCGGCATCCATCTTGAGATTTTTCTTCAGCCGCTTTaagtcttaaaataattatttaacaataattttatttcaataaatgaacagttaaaataaaatgaaacatttaGGTTAGTACGTTCAGCATATTAGATTAGCCagctattttaaaatttctATATGACTGCCAACAACTAAGGGCGCCTACAGATTGGGCGCATTGTATGGGCGCACAACACTGCGGCCAAGTTATGAGCAAAAGACAGGTACTTCTAATTTTCTATTAGGTCTTAAAAGTAACTAAAAGAATGTGCAACTAGGTGCCTATGTTCCATTTTGCACAAGATGAGAGCTGACTGCTTAATCTCGACTAGTGAAGTGTCACCAGATAAAGAAACAAAGTAAATCACACATAGCTAGATAATAACTATGCACtgtaaataattattctaattgCCTTTGAACACAAACCTGATAAAGCACTACAAATGCATTCAGAAAAAcatatcaaaactttttatattaacaTGGATGAACATCCAGGCAACATAAAAATAGATGTGACTGCAAATTAATGGTAGGAAAACTCaaagaacaaaattgaattATCAAAGTAGGTTCAGGTTTACAAAATTAACTATAATACATACCTGGATCTTGAGAAACAACTTCAAATCCATCTTTTTGTGCACCTTTTGCACCTGCTTTTCCTGACGTAGGAGCAACAGTATCCTCAACATCATAATCACTATCAGATGAGTCATCATCAGAACTCTCATCTtgcagttttctttttaaaccaTTAGCTTTTTCCATCATGCCATCTTCTGCTACCTTCTTGCCTTTTTCCTTGAGGGTTTCAGCCAACTTATCTAAATCAACACCTTCATCGTCATCTTCATCAATGTCCTTAAAACTATCTTTCTGAAACCATAGCTCAGCCTTCATAGACCGCCGGGAGATTGGGTCAGTGTTGTCCAAGTCAGTCAACAAAGGATGATTTTTCGGTATAACATCTGTTTTGGCCACTTTgctattttttaatgtatttaattttgttagtttagccacttttttattttctgtgtcTGAATCTGAAAATGCtgtgaaacaaacaaaaacattttttatctaaataactactaacaaaatatttcagagGAATTTCTACTTTAATTAAGAAAAGAAGTTTTACCTAAGGTCTCCTTGTCTTGTTCAGTATCAGAGTCAGATTCCATTTCAAGTTCACTGTCTGAATCTTTGTAGTAAAGGCCTGAAGAGTCCAGTTTAGAAGACTCAGTATCATATTTGACAAACTTCTTCTTCACTTTGAACTCATCATCGGAATCATCATCACCATctaccactatatcaggctgcTGGTCCACCATACGCGCTAATTCCTAAAATGTAGAATGAAGGATTAGTATAATTCGTAAATATCCTTAGTAATGAATCATGTTCATGGTCATCATCAtggttaaaaaaattacatgtttCAGTTCAGTCATCAACTTTTACATTTATCCTTACCTCAGCATTCTTGATATCTGATAATTTGAACATATCATTACTCTCCAAAATAGGCCCACCATCACCTTTGAGTACCATTTTCAAATTCATTTTCTCTGCCAACTTTTGCCTTTGCTTATTAAGTTGTTTTCTTTTCCGTTTAGAGGTACGTCTTTCTTCATCCTGAAACAACAAGGataatatttactaaatatgAGACAACATGGGAAGAGCTACAGATGATAACAATATACAGATAGAAATGAATGTCACATCTATGTAGCTGCCACATAGAACACAAGTATGGCTTTGAATTCAAAAGTTAAAATTTATTACACTAGTGACCCGGTCCGGCTTCACACTggatttccccactatttaatgtatgttatgatacatttaaaccttcctctttaatcactctaccGATTAAAAACAAAGCACATAAAAATCAGTTGTGTAGTTTTGAAGAGCATACAAAGGGAcacagggacagaaaaagcgactttgttttatactatgtagtaattAAACAAATCTGTAATCAAGTACCTGAAGTCCAGCAATCTCAGCATCAACGTCATCTTCTTCATCATTGTCCTCAGTTGTCTCCACCTTTGTTTCCTCATCACCATCTTCCTTATCATCTGTTTTGACTTcctgaaaaattaaattaaaaagatatattACATAGAGaagtattttctaagtaatccTTATTTATTCGCAacattgatttatttgttttagatatAATATCATAACTAAAGCTTGTTGTGGATAAAGAAgtcaaatacatacaaatagaAAACCTAACAGTAAGTTGttataagtttattatattacctgTGAGGCTTTAAATTCTTTCATTTGTTTGAACCAACTGAGTAATGACTTGAGGTCTTTTCTCCCGAGAACTTTAATATCTTTACAGCATTCTTTAATCTCTGCTGTGGTTTTTGGATGTTCTTCTACTGATTTATCATCAAACACAATCTGcaaaaaataatacagaaaTTATAGCAGcatgttattaaaaaaagtataactTTATTATACTAATaggataaattaattaaaagtatacCTCTGAGCATCCCTGCAACAAATCGATTGGGTCCGAATCTTGACTCAAAAACTGAGAAAGTAGTACTTTGTGATGTGTGGTATAGTCATTTTCCAAATATCCCTCAGCTTTAGCTTTCTTTTGCTTTTCTGGGTGTAATATATTCAAATGCTGTTTCTTAACAATATCCAAATCTTCAAATACATGTTTAGGATCCAGAAATTTAGGGTCAATTGTATCAGGTGCAATATAACCCTGACAAACTACAAATATTTCAGATGATTCATTACGAGAAGCCTGGGGCTTTGTTGCAtggacttttttgaaaaattgtttcaacaCCCACAGAAGTGCATGATAATCTTTAGATCTGAATACTTTAGTGACAAACCATCCTCCTTCCCTCAAGAAATTTGTAGCTAACTTGAGTGCACTGAGAGTTAGACAGGCTTGCTGGTAGGCATCGTGAATCCAGTTCAAACCAACATTTGGAGCACCATCATTGAGAACAACATCAGCTTTCCATGTTTtgatttccttttttattgcagttttacATTTTTCTGTAGTAATATCTTCAGTAAGAGCTATACAGCCAGGAACTGGTTTGATAGGAAACAAATCCACACCGATGACAACACTTGATACAGGCATGTTCTGATGCGCCACCTGCATCCATCCTCCAGGCGCAGCACATAAATCGATGCATACTCGTGACTTTTGTAAAAACCCGAATTTACGATTCAATTGTATCAACTTGAATGCAGCTCTGGAACGAAAACCTAAACCACAAAAAGCAATAATTTAATACTATTCACATAACCATTTTAAAGTTGAGAtatataacttttaaaattaaaacagtaCCTGTCTCTTTGGCAAGCTGATAATATTTGTCTTTCCGCTGTTTTCCTACTTTCGTCTTCTTCCCCATTTTTTAAGAGTTTTCATTTAATAACTACAACAAAAACAACGTGTTTATTGCGATTTCAATCGAGTTTTTGGAGGTTATAGCCAGATGTCAAATATACATTCCTGACATGCATGCGTGTGTTCCGAAATATAAGTCTGTTTACCTAGTTCTCGTGATGTCATGAATCGCGCCATACACTGTTACATCTTTCCAAAATATACAGACTACTGTAGTTGTCCATTGACGTCATATTGAGACtagtgtttgtattttttttgttcgtaTAGCCGCACTAACGATACGCCACACATGCCACACTTGTCTCAccagtaaaatattttggtcCATACACGAGTACAGTATGGCGTCAAATTCATGACGTCATGAGCATTGGCAGCTGAGTTATGTTTCGGAACACATTCAATATCTGGTATTCGATCTCACAAATCCTGTCCAACTAACATGATTAATACAAGTAtacaattaagttttatttaaaaatcattgTAAAAATTGACTTGTTGAGCCAATCTCAGTCATTGGAAAATCTTTTTCGTCTTTCTCCAAAAACTAGAGATTAAAAAAATGGCAACACTATAAGACAAACAATGACGTTGTTCTATAGTTTTTCACGGGTGGCAATcggaatttcatcaaaatcaccATTGTTTCGTGTCGATGAGTTAGTAGTTTGTGCGCAATCTAAAAATAATCAGTTCAATAGTTAAGCATCGTGAAAATAGCTTGTAACTGTCTTGCTCCACAAGGAATTTCAGGCCACATTTCAAAGTGAATTACTTAGATCCGAATAAGTTTGATCTACCGTCATCATGACTCCTAATCTCCAAACATTCGTCAACAGCTTTCAAAATCGACTGTGAGTATGGTATTTGCTACTCTCTTCTTTTATCTACACGTATGTTGTTTAGATTTCTTCCATTATTGTGCTGCCGTCACAATTACGaatcatttacataaatatatcaaGGCAAATTTCAAATAATGACTGCATCGTTCTAGAACATTGTAGTACAAGGTACAATCTATgacatacatttattaaattgttgttGTTTCCGAAAACATTGATGTGGTAATGATTATTATAGGTAGATGTtatagtattattgtaatgtatttttctaAAACTATGCTAATCTTATGATGTAATGACTAGAGTAATTTAAACTATCATCTCTTAATTACTTAGGACCTGCCCTTATCTATTACTAGACaagcattgaataaatattatgaaatgtttgtttttatattttacagagAACCACCGGTTCGCCAACATTTGAAAAATGTCTATGGAACCTTGATGATGACATGTGGTGCCGCTCTGGGTGGGGTATACGTTGATATGTACACCTGGTTCCAAGCTGGCATCTTATCTGCTATCGTTGGTGCTGGCCTCATGTTGATGTTGATTGCAACACCTGACAATGGCAAAAATACCAACCTCCGTCTGGGATATCTCTTGGGTTTCGGTCTTACTTCAGGTATGAAACTACTTAATATACTAAGCTCTTCAAATTTTACATGAGGATAGTAGTCCTCTCCTATGCTTTCAACaatacaaattacataatttacatgTAGTATCAACCcattctaatattattattggacTAGCTTTTACCCGCAGCTTCGCTTCCGTGAACTGACTTCTCTACCCTATCCTACCCTACTCTACCCAACTCGTCCCTACtataccctattttttttttctttataagaaccttctcctgacaataacaaaagaattggccaaattggtccaggcgttcttgagttatgcacttaccaacacatttaacgattcatttttatattatagatgtgAAATCTCTTATCAACACTACACTAGTCATGATAACAGATTTGTGTTTACTGCAATAATAGCATATCAAACACAGTAGCTTGCTATCCTTGATGTAATAAGAGGTGCTGATACAGAGATGACAATTCATCAATGGTTTTACCATGTACATTTTAGGAATGAGCCTTGGACCACTCCTGGAGTATGTCAGCTTCGTTGATCCATCCATCATAGTGACAGCTCTCTTGGGCAGCACACTGGTGTTTGTTTGCTTCTCCATTGCTGCCATGCTGGCTGACCGCGGCAGCTGGTTGTTCCTGGGAGGAACACTGATGACTCTGCTTACATCCATGTCACTCATGACCTTAGTCAATATCTTCATGCAGTCCCACTTCCTTTATCAAGTAAGTCTGAACAGTCTTATTTGAATATGTTTACTAAATAGagataattattatacatattaacgTTCATTGCTTGTTCAGAAGCAATAATGAATAAGACCTTGAAAAATGGGGAGTCATTCTGACACAACACTTGTATAATTTCTAGCTTCCATGTAACATTACAGGCTAATCCTCATAATGAGATGATACCTTTATACTTGCCCATCTTATATTTAACAATatggatttatttattcatcttataatacacacatacacaacacACATACTCAGATTAGTGTGCCTATGATACTCTAACTAATgatttataaaacactagctttccgcccgcggcttcgcccgcgtggaattcggttatattggacacacagcgccatctacaatccatccatcaagcaaacaatatttttgttttccctcgggaatgtctatttttttcgggataaaaagtaccctattatttaatccggacttctaactttacggctgcaaaatttcaaagcaatcggttcagtagttacggcgtgaaagcggaacaaacaaacaaacaaacaaacaaacaaactcactttcccatttataatattatttataaaacattcatCGACTACTATAAACACATCTATGAATTCCCACAGAACTATAAACATTTAATGATGTAAGTATTGACAATTGTTCTGATACTTCCTTATCCATATTTTTCAGGCTCACCTTTACCTTGGACTTATGCTGATGTGTGGATTCGTACTATTTGACACACAACTCATAATTGAGAAACGCAGAATGGGCAGCAAGGACTTTGTGCAACATGCTCTGGAGCTGTTCATTGATTTCATTGGAATGTTCAGAAGACTGCTCATCATCTTGTCACAGAAGGTTagctttgtttttaattcaacCAGGTAAATgtcatttaattaatattaccatgaaattcataaaaatgtattttttttctcaggaAGAACAGAACCGCCGCCGCAAACGTGATTAAACATCTTTACGACGCAAATTCCTTATTTACGCAAGACTTAACCAGTGTGACGTGAGGTTACTATGACGTACTCATGTACACCTACGTGTAGGTTGCTCAAATGAGTCATCTGTTAACTGATGCAACAAAGCAGTTAAGTTTCGCGAAGGCAAGGATAATCTGCTCATAACTTTGGGAAGAATCCTTTAAATACctactgtttttatttactattttgttAACCATAAGATATTTAAGAAATTTACAAGTTTAATAAAGGATACATTGGAACCGATTGGAATCCATGTGTTTATTTATGCTCCTAAATAGCAAAGAACTGACTTGATGACTGTAGATATTCTCGAAAACCTTAAAGTAATGCATTGGTCACTTCAATGGGATATATCTTATTACTAGGTAATAACATTTCTTCCTTcatagtaaaattgtattatctGCATGATACAAAAGTTTTTACGATACATATTATTTGAAACATCAAAAGCGTGCAGTTTGACAATCAGCAATGACGTAAATTTAATTCTTGATCATTCACTTCACAGGGCTCTTGTAGAAGACCAAATCAAAAAATGGTTATCTACCTATGCAATGACCTACATGACTACCGTTGCTATCTGTGAGATAAGTCTGTGAGTTACATCAAAACAGCGAATAAATTAAACTGACCAAAAACGAGAAAGCACtatttaattaggtaatatattaattttatgacgAACTATTTTGTCCCGttacttcaattttttatagttgatGTTCCCATTTGTCTTCtatttacttacctaaataTTCGTTATCGGTAACTAGTGTTTGCATCATAGCACATATTTGGCAGGCTGCACTAAGCTT is a genomic window of Helicoverpa zea isolate HzStark_Cry1AcR chromosome 6, ilHelZeax1.1, whole genome shotgun sequence containing:
- the LOC124631007 gene encoding bax inhibitor 1, yielding MTPNLQTFVNSFQNRLEPPVRQHLKNVYGTLMMTCGAALGGVYVDMYTWFQAGILSAIVGAGLMLMLIATPDNGKNTNLRLGYLLGFGLTSGMSLGPLLEYVSFVDPSIIVTALLGSTLVFVCFSIAAMLADRGSWLFLGGTLMTLLTSMSLMTLVNIFMQSHFLYQAHLYLGLMLMCGFVLFDTQLIIEKRRMGSKDFVQHALELFIDFIGMFRRLLIILSQKEEQNRRRKRD
- the LOC124631005 gene encoding pre-rRNA 2'-O-ribose RNA methyltransferase FTSJ3, whose translation is MGKKTKVGKQRKDKYYQLAKETGFRSRAAFKLIQLNRKFGFLQKSRVCIDLCAAPGGWMQVAHQNMPVSSVVIGVDLFPIKPVPGCIALTEDITTEKCKTAIKKEIKTWKADVVLNDGAPNVGLNWIHDAYQQACLTLSALKLATNFLREGGWFVTKVFRSKDYHALLWVLKQFFKKVHATKPQASRNESSEIFVVCQGYIAPDTIDPKFLDPKHVFEDLDIVKKQHLNILHPEKQKKAKAEGYLENDYTTHHKVLLSQFLSQDSDPIDLLQGCSEIVFDDKSVEEHPKTTAEIKECCKDIKVLGRKDLKSLLSWFKQMKEFKASQEVKTDDKEDGDEETKVETTEDNDEEDDVDAEIAGLQDEERRTSKRKRKQLNKQRQKLAEKMNLKMVLKGDGGPILESNDMFKLSDIKNAEELARMVDQQPDIVVDGDDDSDDEFKVKKKFVKYDTESSKLDSSGLYYKDSDSELEMESDSDTEQDKETLAFSDSDTENKKVAKLTKLNTLKNSKVAKTDVIPKNHPLLTDLDNTDPISRRSMKAELWFQKDSFKDIDEDDDEGVDLDKLAETLKEKGKKVAEDGMMEKANGLKRKLQDESSDDDSSDSDYDVEDTVAPTSGKAGAKGAQKDGFEVVSQDPDLKRLKKNLKMDAETLALGTMIATSKKFKRDLIDDGWNRYAFNDKNLPDWFVDDEKKHMKKPIIVPEEYTEEYKNRLQDINARPIKKVIEAKARKKKRMIKKMERAKKKVEAVMENADMSEREKAQQIKTLYKKAQTDGKKKVTYVVAKKHTTAKRMKRPQGVKGHYKVVDPRMKKDLRAQKAKEKTKGRGKKVRPSKNSKSTPPKKKGKKAKAK